A stretch of Mucilaginibacter terrae DNA encodes these proteins:
- a CDS encoding TonB-dependent receptor has protein sequence MKILLSILLFIAIGGSVFAQGGGGRPGGINRPGGNNNAPARPPLPVREVSGIVKDSTDNTIIGATVKLKTATDSAVTTTNADGIFVFKNIKSATFVISITSIGYKPVVKRMLNNDVVARLVLDPFVLGVQSNQLAAVEVKGPSITYKTDTVEYRASDYKVRPNATVDEMLKKMEGMEVGSDGSLTHQGQTVTKAKLNGKLYSGGNLAQAIQNLPADIVEKIQVVDDYGDQAARTGVKDGDPEKVLNITTRADRSIGNTVRLSAGAGNDERYEANARLMRINGNQVINFIGDFKNTVNGVASTGMNGGSAGGGNNGGNSGGGSGGTTTTVAPTISFNDQIGKKTQLNGSYSYNVRNMHSLTNSSGQQFFNNLAQNRGDSTIFFAANGDSRNNNRTHSFNFKLEYQIDSANYLQITPNINISNTDNLSQSSRFETGLRHQDRLGNNNSFNSNPNFGGLVLYQHIFKKPRRNLSLQVNYNTARNQVDNEQNNNIIYYFDGTTKPPQDSLIHRYIERDNLTKNLRSSFTYVEPLSTTQTSSSQLEFNAQVNYRGYDNQAYTSNILANDSRMIIDSLTNLYNYSFTETRLALNYRVNNSKYNFSLGLTAVPYNLQGTRVSLGNITTDRSYFNLIPIVRFQYQWSRQHQFAMFYNGNPQEPSFNQIQPVRDLTNPQNPVVGNPDLKPAFNHSVTTRYNNYLANSRFNISANVVTSIIKNQIVTNNVRIPDVNNTFKNETRYLNLDGSYSVMGNYNLQKQLADRKYNLSLNGSAGFSRTISMLNSLQNIRDVWRLNERFGPRINPNDYIETNPFIAYDITRTFFASNPSSNTDRRTLSLGIEGRFFFMKDQTLQFGYEASKNFISGIPNNLTRNPLVINANIEKQFFARRTLTLRLQVFDILKQNNFVGQVTTDNSVTNTLSNALSRYFMFSVRTNLQKWSGIPSRNGRQLKRRGDGSFIQ, from the coding sequence ATGAAAATACTTTTATCCATCCTGTTATTTATTGCCATAGGAGGCAGCGTATTTGCCCAGGGCGGTGGCGGCAGGCCGGGTGGCATTAACAGGCCAGGCGGAAATAATAATGCACCTGCGCGTCCGCCATTGCCCGTGCGTGAGGTAAGTGGTATTGTAAAAGATAGTACTGATAATACCATCATTGGTGCAACCGTAAAACTTAAAACCGCTACCGACAGCGCAGTTACTACTACTAATGCCGATGGTATATTCGTATTTAAAAATATAAAATCGGCTACGTTTGTTATCAGCATTACCAGTATTGGTTACAAGCCTGTGGTAAAACGTATGCTAAATAATGATGTGGTAGCCCGACTGGTGCTTGATCCATTTGTGCTCGGCGTACAATCAAACCAATTGGCAGCAGTTGAAGTAAAGGGGCCAAGTATAACCTATAAAACCGATACTGTTGAATATCGCGCCAGCGATTATAAAGTACGCCCCAATGCCACGGTTGACGAAATGCTGAAAAAAATGGAAGGCATGGAAGTTGGCAGCGATGGTTCGTTAACCCACCAGGGCCAAACGGTTACCAAGGCAAAGTTAAACGGTAAACTTTACTCGGGCGGCAATTTAGCACAGGCTATACAAAACTTACCGGCCGACATTGTAGAGAAAATTCAGGTAGTGGATGATTACGGAGACCAGGCCGCTCGTACCGGCGTTAAAGACGGCGACCCCGAAAAGGTGCTGAATATTACCACCCGTGCCGACCGCTCAATAGGTAATACAGTAAGGCTTTCTGCCGGTGCCGGTAATGATGAACGTTACGAGGCTAATGCCCGATTAATGCGCATTAACGGTAATCAGGTTATAAATTTTATAGGCGATTTTAAAAATACTGTTAATGGTGTAGCATCGACAGGTATGAATGGTGGTAGTGCCGGTGGCGGTAATAATGGGGGCAATAGTGGCGGTGGCAGTGGTGGTACAACTACTACAGTAGCACCAACCATCAGCTTTAACGACCAGATTGGTAAAAAAACACAACTGAACGGTAGTTACAGCTATAATGTGCGTAACATGCATAGCCTTACAAACAGCAGCGGACAGCAATTTTTTAATAATCTGGCTCAAAACAGGGGAGATAGTACTATATTTTTTGCCGCTAATGGCGATAGTCGCAACAATAATCGAACTCATAGCTTTAACTTTAAATTAGAGTATCAAATTGATAGCGCCAACTATCTGCAAATTACTCCAAATATTAATATCAGTAACACTGATAATCTTAGTCAATCCTCTCGTTTTGAAACCGGGTTAAGGCATCAGGACAGGTTGGGCAATAATAACAGCTTCAACTCGAACCCTAACTTTGGTGGTTTGGTTTTATATCAGCACATATTTAAAAAACCACGCCGTAACCTTTCGTTACAGGTAAATTACAATACAGCGCGTAACCAAGTAGATAACGAGCAAAATAATAATATCATTTATTACTTTGATGGTACTACTAAACCGCCTCAGGATTCACTCATACACCGATACATTGAGCGCGATAACCTTACTAAAAATTTGCGCAGCAGCTTCACTTATGTTGAGCCATTGAGCACCACGCAAACTTCATCGTCACAATTAGAGTTTAACGCACAGGTGAATTATCGTGGGTACGATAACCAGGCATATACCAGTAACATACTGGCCAATGATTCGCGCATGATTATCGATTCGCTTACCAATCTTTATAATTACTCGTTTACCGAAACCCGCCTGGCTTTAAATTACCGGGTGAATAACTCAAAATATAACTTTTCGTTAGGTTTAACGGCTGTACCTTATAACCTGCAGGGTACAAGGGTTAGCTTGGGTAATATTACAACCGACCGTAGCTATTTTAACCTCATACCTATTGTTCGTTTTCAGTACCAGTGGTCGAGGCAGCACCAGTTTGCGATGTTTTACAATGGTAACCCACAAGAGCCAAGCTTTAATCAGATACAGCCCGTACGCGATTTAACCAATCCGCAAAACCCTGTTGTAGGTAACCCTGATTTAAAGCCCGCATTTAATCACAGTGTTACTACCCGATATAATAATTACCTGGCCAATTCAAGATTCAATATTTCGGCTAATGTGGTTACAAGCATCATTAAAAACCAAATTGTAACCAATAACGTGCGCATCCCCGATGTGAATAATACTTTTAAAAACGAAACCCGTTATTTAAATCTCGACGGCAGTTACAGCGTAATGGGTAATTACAATCTGCAAAAGCAATTAGCTGATCGTAAATACAATTTGTCATTAAATGGCAGTGCCGGTTTCTCGCGTACTATATCAATGCTAAACAGTTTGCAAAATATACGTGATGTATGGCGTTTAAATGAGCGTTTTGGCCCACGCATTAATCCTAACGATTACATCGAAACCAATCCGTTTATTGCTTATGATATTACACGTACATTTTTTGCATCCAACCCATCATCAAATACTGATAGGCGTACCCTTTCATTGGGTATAGAAGGCCGTTTCTTTTTTATGAAAGACCAAACCCTGCAGTTTGGATACGAGGCCAGTAAAAACTTCATAAGTGGCATTCCTAATAATTTAACCCGTAACCCATTGGTAATAAATGCCAATATCGAAAAACAGTTTTTTGCCCGTCGTACGCTTACGTTACGCTTACAGGTGTTCGATATTTTAAAGCAAAATAACTTTGTGGGGCAGGTTACTACCGATAACTCTGTAACCAACACGCTGAGCAATGCCTTGAGCCGTTATTTTATGTTTAGTGTACGCACCAACCTGCAAAAATGGAGTGGTATTCCGTCACGAAATGGTCGTCAGTTAAAACGCCGTGGCGATGGCAGCTTTATACAGTAG
- a CDS encoding SDR family oxidoreductase, producing the protein MAKIALITGATAGIGEACAHLFAREGFDLILTGRRQERLDALAQQLNSTYNVRIAVAAFDIRNREQVLHHLDILPDDLKQVDILVNNAGLSQGLDPLQNGSYDDWDTMIDTNIKGLLYVSKLVANWMINNKKGHIINLGSIAGKEVYPNGNVYCATKSAVDALSKGMRIDLLQHGIKVTAIHPGAVETEFSEVRFKGDKDRAKKVYEGFTPLTAEDVAETIWYVASRPAHVNINDLVLMPTAQATGSMIYRG; encoded by the coding sequence ATGGCTAAAATTGCATTAATAACAGGAGCCACCGCCGGCATTGGCGAGGCCTGTGCCCATTTATTTGCCCGCGAAGGGTTTGATCTGATCTTGACCGGCCGTCGCCAGGAACGCCTCGACGCGCTGGCGCAGCAACTCAACAGCACTTACAATGTGCGTATTGCGGTTGCCGCTTTCGATATTCGTAACCGAGAGCAGGTACTGCACCATTTAGATATCCTGCCCGATGATTTAAAACAGGTAGACATACTGGTAAACAACGCCGGTTTGAGCCAGGGCCTCGACCCCTTACAAAACGGTAGCTATGATGATTGGGACACCATGATTGATACCAACATTAAGGGCTTGTTGTATGTAAGCAAACTGGTAGCCAACTGGATGATAAATAACAAAAAAGGCCACATCATTAACCTGGGCTCTATTGCAGGTAAAGAGGTGTACCCGAACGGCAATGTGTATTGTGCCACTAAATCGGCCGTTGATGCGTTGAGCAAAGGCATGCGTATCGATCTGCTGCAACACGGCATCAAAGTAACAGCCATCCATCCCGGTGCAGTTGAAACCGAGTTTTCGGAAGTGCGCTTTAAAGGGGATAAGGATCGCGCCAAAAAAGTATACGAAGGTTTTACACCATTAACCGCCGAAGACGTTGCCGAAACCATTTGGTACGTAGCATCGCGCCCTGCACACGTCAACATAAACGACCTCGTGCTTATGCCAACCGCGCAAGCAACGGGGAGCATGATATATCGTGGTTAG